Proteins from a genomic interval of Colletotrichum higginsianum IMI 349063 chromosome 6, whole genome shotgun sequence:
- a CDS encoding Fungalysin metallopeptidase, with protein MYRSMKSLALLGLLGPTSQVFAHPATSHNIGRRGIDIEAFRLPQLGSYTNATETEASPPIALLKRESYVDTATELVKKLAPNAEFRVVGDHYVGTNGIGHVNFKQTAHGLDIDNADFNVNIGKDGKVFSYGNNFFKGDIPEASPLRKRDFKDPVSALNGAKDVLQLPVEAGSASAEAKEGTEVYAIKGTSGAVSDPEARLVYFVKADGSLSLSWRIETDISENWLLTYVDAETGASVHGVVDYVSDLADYRVYPWGVNDPTEGDRVLVTDPWDISASPLTWHSDGAGNYTTTRGNNGIAQSNPSGGTAYLNNYRPSSAARNFDYAYTTSLSTPSSYIDASIAQLYYTANHYHDLLYTLGFTEAAGNFQINNNGKGGAGNDFVVLFAQDGSGTNNANFLTPPDGTNGRMRMYLWTQSTPRRDCSFEAGVVIHEYTHGLSTRLTGGPANSNCLSALESGGMGEGWGDFFATAIRLKPTDTRATNYAMGAWVYNNPAGIRTVLYSTSLTTTPNTYSTINGISSVHRIGETWATILYEVLWNLIDKHGKNDGPRPDLDSNGVPTDGKYLTLKLVVDGMALQPCSPNFIQARDAILDADTALTGGDNQCELWTAFAKRGLGSDAVYSSTNRRNGFTIPTGVC; from the exons ATGTACCGCAGCATGAAGAGCCTGGCCCTTCTGGGTCTCCTGGGCCCGACCTCGCAAGTCTTTGCCCACCCGGCCACCAGCCACAACATTGGCCGCCGGggcatcgacatcgaggCCTTTCGTCTGCCCCAGCTCGGATCTTACACCAACGCTAccgagacggaggcgagCCCGCCCATCGCGCTTCTGAAGCGTGAGAGCTACGTCGACACGGCCACCGAGCTGGTCAAGAAGCTCGCCCCCAACGCCGAGTTCCGTGTGGTTGGCGACCACTACGTCGGCACCAACGGCATCGGCCACGTCAACTTCAAGCAGACTGCCCACGGGCTTGACATTGACAACGCCGACTTCAACGTCAAC ATCGGCAAGGACGGAAAAGTCTTTTCGTACGGCAACAACTTCTTCAAGGGAGACATCCCCGAGGCCAGTCCCCTGAGGAAGCGGGACTTCAAGGACCCGGTTTCCGCCCTCAACGGCGCCAAGGACGTCCTCCAGCtccccgtcgaggccggctctgcctcggccgaggccaaggagggcaCCGAGGTCTACGCCATCAAGGGCACGTCGGGCGCCGTGTCCGACCCCGAGGCCAGGCTCGTCTACTTCGTCAAAGCCGACGGttcgctctctctctcgtggCGCATCGAGACGGACATCAGTGAGAACTGGCTGCTGACgtacgtcgacgccgagacgggcgccAGCGtccacggcgtcgtcgactaCGTCTCGGACCTGGCCGACTACCGCGTCTACCCCTGGGGCGTCAACGACCCGACCGAGGGCGACCGCGTCCTGGTCACCGACCCCTGGGacatctcggcctcgccccTCACGTGGCacagcgacggcgccggcaactACACGACGACGCGCGGCAACAACGGCATCGCGCAGTCGAACCCCAGCGGCGGCACGGCGTACCTCAACAACTACCGCCCCAGCAGCGCGGCGCGCAACTTTGACTACGCGTACACGACGAGCCTGAGCACGCCGTCGTCCTACATcgacgcctccatcgcccAGCTCTACTACACGGCCAACCACTACCACGACCTGCTCTACACCCTCGGCTTCACCGAGGCGGCCGGCAACTTCCAgatcaacaacaacggcaagggcggcgccggcaacgactttgtcgtcctcttcgcccAGGACGGCTCCGGCACCAACAACGCCAACTTCCTGACGCCCCCGGACGGCACCAACGGCCGCATGCGCATGTACCTCTGGACCCAGTCGACGCCGCGCCGCGACTGCAgcttcgaggccggcgtcgtcatccaCGAGTACACCCACGGCCTGTCCACCCGCCTGACCGGCGGCCCGGCCAACTCCAACTGCCTCAGCGCCCTCGAGTCCGGCGGCATGGGCGAGGGCTGGGGCGACTTCTTCGCCACCGCCATCCGCCTCAAGCCCACCGACACCCGCGCCACCAACTACGCCATGGGCGCCTGGGTCTACAACAACCCGGCCGGCATCCGGACCGTCCTGTACTCCACCtccctcaccaccacccccaaCACCTACTCCACCATCAACGGCATCTCCTCCGTCCACCGCATCGGCGAGACCTGGGCCACCATCCTCTACGAGGTCCTCTGGAACCTCATCGACAAGCACGGCAAGAATGACGGGCCCCGCCCCGACCTCGACAGCAACGGCGTCCCCACCGACGGCAAGTACCTGACCctcaagctcgtcgtcgacggcatggcTCT GCAACCCTGCTCTCCCAACTTCATCCAGGCCCGcgacgccatcctcgacgccgacaccgccctcaccggcggcgacaacCAGTGCGAGCTCTGGACCGCCTTCGCCAAGCGCGGCCTCGGCTCCGATGCCGTCTACAGCTCCACCAACCGCCGCAACGGCTTCACCATCCCTACCGGTGTCTGCTAG
- a CDS encoding Male sterility protein encodes MAMDFFQDQVVLLTGATGGLGGCLLYKLAVVLRVPKVYVVIRKTPEKAIETWATTMPNHINEILQTGSIHFVNGDMTAPRYGLADQDVRAMESDVTIVVNAAANISLKLPLRQLVQENCLSALELGELAKRFPKLISYVQVSSAYALSDLPDGPMEERIYPIGDANQVLNDILSGTTSSSAGFAWPYAKSKRLMECLMDQRLSGRLPLLIVRPTGIAPAIKEPFELYLPNASCPLNTFYSRMMYPTGGSALFHAPEGFLSGKNIVDEIPVDLVSNIILQHVRRQTRGVVHTSSQSYIPRTFDDYLGDLERYVPDDWRSRMARPAFTTDRSARQCRVAEFYVIKSRNWLVRTDRSRDLELGGPIGLGIRDHDSKAYTERRVRRIFAETKELMEMKEKRARDQQSQTKL; translated from the coding sequence ATGGCTATGGACTTCTTCCAAGACCAAGTCGTGCTGCTTACAGGAGCGACAGGAGGGCTCGGAGGATGCCTCTTGTAcaagctcgccgtcgtccttcGAGTGCCCAAGGTCTACGTGGTGATTCGGAAGACACCCGAAAAGGCCATCGAGACATGGGCCACGACTATGCCGAATCACATCAACGAGATCCTCCAGACAGGCAGCATCCACTTCGTGAATGGAGACATGACCGCCCCGAGGTACGGGCTAGCGGACCAAGACGTGCGGGCCATGGAGTCCGACGTCACCATCGtggtcaacgccgccgccaacatcagCTTGAAGCTCCCGCTGCGCCAGCTCGTCCAGGAGAACTGCCTTTCGGCcctcgagcttggcgagCTAGCAAAGCGGTTCCCCAAGCTCATCAGCTACGTACAGGTCTCGAGCGCCTACGCCTTGAGCGATCTCCCCGACGGCCCCATGGAGGAACGGATATATCCCATCGGCGATGCGAACCAGGTCTTGAACGACATCCTCTCGGGGACAACCAGCAGCTCGGCCGGGTTTGCTTGGCCGTACGCCAAGTCCAAACGGCTCATGGAGTGCCTGATGGACCAGAGGCTGTCCGGGAGACTCCCGCTGCTCATAGTCCGCCCGACCGGCATTGCGCCCGCCATCAAAGAGCCCTTCGAGCTGTACCTCCCAAACGCCTCTTGCCCCCTCAACACCTTCTACTCCCGAATGATGTACCCCACCGGCGGCTCCGCGCTCTTCCACGCCCCGGAGGGTTTCCTCTCGGGAAAGaacatcgtcgacgagatcccCGTCGACCTAGTCTCCAACATCATCCTCCAACACGTCCGCCGGCAGACCCGCGGCGTCGTTCACACGTCCTCCCAGTCCTACATCCCCAGGACCTTCGACGACTACCTGGGCGACCTGGAGCGCTACGTTCCCGACGACTGGAGGTCCCGGATGGCGCGGCCCGCCTTCACCACCGACCGCTCCGCCCGCCAGTGCCGCGTGGCCGAGTTCTACGTCATCAAGTCGCGGAACTGGCTGGTGCGGACGGACCGGTCGCGGGACCTTGAGCTGGGAGGGCCGATCGGCCTGGGCATCCGCGACCACGACAGCAAGGCCTACACGGAGAGGCGGGTGCGACGCATCTTtgccgagaccaaggagtTGATGGAGATGAAGGAGAAGCGCGCCAGGGACCAGCAGTCGCAAACTAAACTGTGA
- a CDS encoding Fungal Zn binuclear cluster domain-containing protein yields MKTGLAAPVCAMDFHAVWNSEERQQAARHSCLLHSRWGVLATAQGDRARGFLTDLNKTETASGWISDLELMHHYTSVSYRTFSHSSEAQKALQYDVPREALSYPFLLHQLLAFSAYHLAYLQPDCRHAYLMQAAQHQNDAINGMRGTLLGTISPINCHALFASSIFLTLSAFATYPSYEKYNPTFSPVESMLDIFTLSDGMSAILRSSDDDIRKGPLREIFVRSPGDTTPTNVEPSLQPLFDRLPRLSARLSDMLGATAGTGGREGKYTITSSIIALSESVAKVSTINIMSAPAEFRAVFMWPVLLSTDYMDMLRLRQPAALVVLAHYCVIIHLAEPFCWFLTGWTRALLSVISEQLTGTPWEELVMWPIEIVGLGAYEAQLERMVHAMPITL; encoded by the exons ATGAAAACAGGCCTTGCAGCGCCTGTGTGCGCCATGGACTTCCATGCAGTCTGGAACTCGGAGGAGCGTCAACAGGCGGCTCGTCACAGCTGTCTCCTCCACAGCCGCTGGGGAGTCTTGGCCACCGCCCAAGGCGATCGAGCTCGCGG GTTCCTGACAGATCTGAACAAGACGGAGACGGCCAGCGGCTGGATCTCGGACCTCGAGCTCATGCACCACTACACCTCCGTGTCGTACCGGACCTTCTCCCATTCCTCCGAGGCCCAGAAGGCTCTGCAATACGACGTGCCCCGTGAAGCCCTCTCCTaccccttcctcctccaccagctactcgccttctcggcctACCACCTGGCCTACCTCCAGCCCGACTGCCGGCACGCTTACCTCATGCAGGCCGCCCAGCACCAGAACGACGCCATCAACGGCATGCGAGGCACGCTGCTGGGCACCATCTCGCCCATCAACTGCCACGCCCTCTTCGCCTCGTCCATCTTCCTGACGCTGAGCGCCTTCGCGACGTACCCGAGCTACGAGAAGTACAACCCGACCTTCTCGCCCGTCGAGAGCATGCTCGACATCTTCACCCTGTCGGACGGCATGAGCGCCATCCTCCGCTcgtccgacgacgacatccgcAAGGGCCCGCTGCGCGAGATCTTCGTCCGCAGCCCCGGCGACACGACGCCCACGAACGTCGAGCCCTCCCTCCAGCCCCTGTTCGACCGGCTCCCCCGGCTGAGCGCCCGGCTCAGTGACATGCTCGGGGCGACGGCCGGGACCGGCGGGCGCGAGGGGAAATACACAATCACAAgctccatcatcgccctGAGCGAGTCCGTCGCCAAGGTCTCGACCATCAACATCATGTCGGCGCCCGCCGAGTTCCGTGCCGTCTTCATGTGGCCCGTCCTCCTGTCGACGGATTACATGGACATgttgcggctgcggcagccCGCGGCgctggtggtgctggcgCACTACTGCGTCATCATCCACCTGGCCGAGCCCTTCTGCTGGTTCCTCACCGGCTGGACCAGGGCCCTCTTGTCTGTGATATCGGAGCAGCTGACCGGGACGCCGTGGGAGGAGCTTGTGATGTGGCCCATAGAGAtcgttggcctcggcgcaTACGAGGCTCAGCTGGAGCGTATGGTCCACGCCATGCCCATTACTCTCTAA
- a CDS encoding Ankyrin repeat protein: MSTLENYYEIVEPYLGHGNKTGDRQYLAHILETWNPNLDPDNDIGWALHWSIFQGDDAAVQMMLDAGVDPNTRDKQDPGFTPLLAASQHGKLETARLFWERVGPGGRFIPKKSGRSGPDCLQIAARNNHAGLTTYFLGAWDGWNDDEKRRALLDAASAWCDDAVTVLLTHPGISYSPEDIQDALVRAVGKRIILPEHETKPAPATADAVRQQQLVSRLVDAGGNPDSEDQRSHQPLIHATILSHECIGGLKGLLEKGANPNRPDSHGKTALHYLFSPLSRQLPATTALELLLLHGALPELADEAGETPLHAAAKTGTYEQLRLCLSHCRAPKAETIQLRNSYGESLLHYAAVGGQRTTVEFLLNSGLDANVASSNGWTPLLCALSPTALKTAHEMCLTNNFLLQNGAGAGVVTDEGWTALHAMGSWPAARDSKIRAEVANLAKRLIESGAPVGVKSRVIRSLSTTAVTLCNVWGFRMRDFVQRAIPSARDLGQTDMTTPLAWARRCSSTDVLDVLRTSSASADVPSLLKLFVFPFAISFQASCHGSRPSRKGVSRGEVVLRSVNQEIDGLRDDSPCRVTHAAAQEQSRVIGIDILVPTDVDRGATLGGQVQPPRGEIAIIKQHPAPPLEPLEEGLVGRQLVTRQRRHGPNIPQLLVGTPEPVPRRRRVLHAPGLAGLRVRVVAVEHLHQLDLVTAKVFCDTAEARLAAADVEGACFGLSPFGIIPSSIARAPIPSVTAFTKRLLALFYQKQKALSHLPAIIRPGTTDSVLGTASNRTQLCGAAFGGLLKRQLQERDKRKEKEKEFGHNEGANSKSNDRSVHLRHLSNGELFDAIVIGGAATPPTTTTTKPPVTTTAPGNGVATPQPTQPGMVNNCKKFHYVSEGNTCGQIISYNGITLANFVKWNSGVGATCQNMRAKTYVCVSV, translated from the exons ATGTCTACTCTAGAAAACTACTATGAAATTGTGGAACCATACCTGGGGCACGGAAATAAAACAGGAGACAGACAATACTTGGCACATATCCTGGAAACCTGGAACCCCAACCTCGACCCAGACAACGATATTGGCTGGGCTCTACACTGGTCCATCTTTCAGGGAGACGATGCTGCTGTCCAGATGATGTTGGACGCTGGCGTGGACCCCAATACGCGAGACAAGCAGGATCCCGGCTTCACACCACTCTTGGCCGCTTCGCAGCATGGCAAACTCGAAACGGCTCGTCTGTTTTGGGAACGCGTCGGCCCAGGTGGACGGTTCATTCCCAAAAAGAGTGGCCGTTCCGGTCCCGACTGCCTTCAAATTGCTGCTAGGAACAATCACGCAGGTCTTACTACCTACTTCCTCGGCGCCTGGGACGGTTGGAATGATGACGAGAAGCGCAGAGCGCTACTTGATGCGGCGTCAGCCTGGTGTGATGACGCAGTGACAGTTCTTCTGACTCATCCCGGCATCAGCTACAGCCCCGAGGATATTCAAGATGCCCTGGTAAGAGCGGTCGGTAAGAGGATAATTCTCCCCGAGCACGAAACAAAACCAGCACCAGCCACCGCAGATGCTGTAcgtcagcagcagctggtcagtcgcctcgtcgacgcaGGCGGAAACCCAGACAGTGAGGACCAACGTTCCCACCAACCTCTCATCCACGCCACAATACTCTCACATGAGTGCATCGGCGGCCTCAAAGGCCTCCTGGAGAAGGGAGCAAACCCCAATCGACCAGACTCTCACGGAAAGACCGCTCTTCACTACTTGTTTAGTCCACTTAGTCGTCAGCTCCCCGCCACTACTgctcttgagcttcttctccttcatgGCGCGCTTCCTGAGCTCGCAGACGAAGCCGGGGAGACACCGCTTCATGCCGCTGCGAAGACAGGAACTTACGAGCAGCTGCGACTCTGTCTTTCGCACTGCCGCGCCCCGAAAGCCGAGACCATACAACTACGGAACTCTTACGGTGAGTCGTTATTACACTACGCTGCGGTAGGAGGGCAGAGAACCACGGTGGAGTTCTTGTTGAACTCCGGTTTGGACGCCAACGTGGCCAGTAGCAACGGATGGACGCCTCTCCTGTGCGCCCTATCACCTACAGCGTTGAAGACTGCGCATGAGATGTGCTTGACGAACAACTTTCTACTCCAGAACGGTGCCGGTGCTGGTGTTGTGACGGACGAGGGATGGACCGccctccatgccatgggatcttggccggcggcgcgagaCTCGAAGATCAGGGCCGAGGTGGCGAATCTCGCAAAAAGGCTCATTGAGAGCGGCGCCCCCGTCGGTGTCAAATCGAGGGTCATTCGGAGTCTTTCTACCACTGCAGTCACGCTGTGCAATGTCTGGGGTTTCCGTATGCGGGATTTTGTGCAGAGAGCTATCCCGTCGGCGCGGGATTTGGGCCAAACGGATATGACTACGCCGCTGGCATGGGCTCGGAGATGCAGTTCCACGGATGTTTTGGACGTCTTGCGGACAAGCTCAGCCTCGGCTGACG TTCCGAGTCTCTTGAAGCTTTTCGTCTTCCCCTTTGCCATTTCATTTCAAGCCAGCTGCCACGGTTCTCGGCCGTCACGCAAAGGGGTCTCGAGGGGTGAAGTCGTATTGAGATCCGTCAATCAGGAAATTGACGGTTTGCGTGACGACTCCCCATGCCGGGTGACGCATGCCGCCGCGCAGGAGCAGTCCCGCGTTATTGGGATCGATATCCTGGTTCCCACCGATGTTGACCGTGGCGCCACCCTAGGA GGTCAGGTTCAACCCCCGCGTGGCGAGATAGCCATCATCAAACAACATCCCGCTCCACCGCTGGAACCTCTCGAAGAAGGTCTGGTCGGCCGGCAACTGGTCACTCGGCAGCGTCGTCACGGCCCCAACATACCAcagctcctcgtcgggaCTCCCGAACCCGTcccgcgtcgacgccgtgtTCTCCACGCGCCAGGCCTGGCCGGGCTACGCGTCCGTGTCGTAGCCGTGGAACACCTGCACCAACTAGATCTCGTCACCGCAAAAGTCTTCTGTGATACCGCAGAAGCCAGACTTGCTGCAGCAGACGTTGAGGGGGCATGTTTCGGCCTTTCTCCATTTGGGATCATCCCATCCAGTATTGCA AGAGCGCCAATTCCATCAGTCACTGCGTTCACAAAGCGACTGCTAGCTCTCTTCTACCAGAAACAAAaggctctctctcacttGCCCGCAATAATCAGGCCCGGTACCACAGACTCCGTACTTGGAACAGCATCAAATAGGACACAGCTGTGTGGCGCTGCATTCGGGGGCTTGCTGAAGAGACAGCTGCAAGAGCGAGACAAaagaaaggagaaggaaaaggagtTTGGCCATAATGAAGGAGCCAATTCAAAAAGCAATGACAGAAGTGTCC ACTTAAGACATCTATCGAATGGAGAGCTCTTTGATGCCATAGTCATCGGGGgcgccgcgacgccgcctaccacgacgacgaccaagcCTCCCGTCACCACCACGGCCCCCGGCAACGGTGTGGCCACGCCCCAGCCCACGCAGCCCGGAATGGTGAACAACTGCAAGAAGTTCCACTACGTGTCCGAGGGCAACACTTGCGGCCAGATCATCAGCTACAACGGCATCACCCTCGCCAACTTTGTCAAGTGGAATTCGGGCGTGGGCGCCACCTGTCAAAACATGCGGGCCAAGACCTATGTCTGCGTCAGTGTTTGA
- a CDS encoding dihydroxyacid dehydratase produces the protein MATDEVFDLLFLTDATASMRSYLQALNQSLPEIIRISSLTDAFSRVGVMAYRDYSTDSLTEWSGWHAASAREANENPDSISQAKLLDMAGKIRAESGWRNIDWPEAVKSGLAHAYSVMRPEAITIIVLYADAPPHLPGTDTKNRRREIDHLSNPDTFNGCGSLFTDWVSGAKTLRDGQKKARVFPLIQGAIADTVAPFTYLAHVTGGTCFQLANAHPDISTADAISQLTTAILLTWMGVAKQGASVSGQRRFARVCQYRNAQDLEQLKSEEDRAAEVFFPVDRHVEGPANANITYGHFTLDELPEAIEPRKTPLLDFSRRYRVDEGYRTLVASQLQSIIEADVATVAVNPVFGSLWRAACNDRDNPARDQLISSFGYHVDRIKDLNKRAQMKLWLEESYDYAAEVLEIIGTVPESQRFPCVFMDPTASFEATDDGGVSEEGREATGPASTTFTREELLEIGRSCDYRVLRRLGKVLTRLTYVNSEKELPVHIKAAAVDQVTRIPVALANPEHQRKFWKILLHLVLPGTMLAARPAALLAALALRMGIQPLRDAADQELLGFTDKWNNLDIPETWNASCLSLLLDADEDFERRVAEGVTPRPDPETRILLEGDRHLFKTLVDYKLLELNLNTTLQAKIGWCPEKSKVAVGPVAVCKGCRFPRSVTIMGNDGICGLCPQHDHCKCSVCKPADDADIRLCNNVSYDDTENTEATWVECFTPSCRAQYVVYNPETLNVRAKCYYCRHENSPKAESKTAPCVECTQCLNRVIWPKTYRSADFDVSTFKCYACATNRVTVVNHETSAKGLSNENGDAWLLRNEGSLIKDPFNGRSLFHTISQVPESQRAALTTDVEVIPSAQQQQPIKLTVRGKPVHNPADIVECLSGWVRSRRTESGVCSLCFSNVKKTDLRRACGRKGCHQQVCSGCSKDWYGLNTRGTLINAAALCCPFCRRRPTAKTVSPFGVSHIGDLNTAVADTEWIYGWCQDCGFARRYAERVCAAGAPEVSGWSCDGCKKGGKMQVRNCPGCGTPTEKMGGCGHITCTVPGCSAHWCFFCGENVGLGDIYAHMSSAHGGYWDTGGDEEDDRYENEEDEGGEMYDEYQ, from the coding sequence ATGGCGACCGACGAGGTCTTCGACCTGCTGTTTTTGACAGACGCCACCGCCTCCATGCGCAGCTATCTCCAGGCCCTGAACCAGTCTCTCCCCGAAATCATCCGCATATCCTCCCTCACAGACGCCTTCTCCCGCGTAGGAGTCATGGCTTACCGTGATTATTCCACCGACAGTCTGACGGAGTGGTCTGGCTGGCACGCGGCTTCTGCTCGGGAAGCCAACGAGAACCCTGACTCCATCTCGCAGGCCAAGCTACTGGATATGGCCGGCAAGATTCGGGCAGAATCCGGCTGGAGAAACATCGATTGGCCCGAGGCTGTAAAGTCGGGCCTCGCTCATGCCTACAGCGTCATGCGTCCAGAGGCCATTaccatcatcgtcctctACGCCGACGCCCCTCCCCATCTCCCGGGTACGGACACTAAGAACAGACGGAGGGAGATTGACCACCTTTCCAACCCAGACACTTTCAATGGCTGTGGATCCCTATTCACCGACTGGGTTTCCGGTGCCAAGACCCTCCGCGACGGCCAGAAGAAGGCCAGGGTCTTTCCACTCATCCAGGGTGCCATCGCCGACACCGTGGCCCCCTTCACCTATCTAGCCCACGTCACGGGCGGCACCTGCTTCCAGCTGGCCAATGCTCATCCCGACATCTCCACGGCCGACGCCATTTCCCAGTTGACTACCGCCATTCTCCTCACCTGGATGGGCGTTGCGAAGCAGggcgcctccgtctccggACAACGCCGTTTTGCCCGCGTTTGCCAATACCGAAATGCCCAGGACCTGGAACAGCTCAAGAGCGAGGAGGATAGAGCTGCCGAGGTCTTCTTTCCAGTTGATCGCCATGTCGAAGGCCCGGCCAATGCCAATATTACCTATGGACATTTTACCCTCGATGAGCTGCCCGAGGCTATTGAGCCTCGCAAGACTCCACTTCTGGACTTCTCCAGACGCTATCGTGTCGACGAGGGATACCGCACTCTGGTTGCAAGTCAGCTCCAGTCCATCATCGAAGCCGACGTGGCCACCGTTGCCGTCAACCCTGTCTTCGGCAGCCTCTGGCGAGCGGCCTGCAACGATCGAGACAACCCTGCCCGAGATCAGCTAATTTCGTCATTCGGTTACCATGTCGATCGGATAAAAGACCTCAACAAAAGGGCACAAATGAAACTCTGGCTCGAGGAGTCATACGATTATGCCGCTGAGGTCTTGGAAATTATAGGGACGGTACCCGAAAGCCAAAGGTTTCCGTGCGTCTTCATGGACCCCACAGCATCGTTCGAGgccaccgacgacggcggcgtcagcGAAGAGGGCAGAGAAGCCACCGGGCCTGCCTCTACGACATTCACCCGGGAAGAGCTTCTGGAAATCGGCCGATCCTGCGACTACCGTGTTCTTCGACGTCTTGGAAAGGTGCTGACGCGCTTGACCTACGTCAACTCGGAGAAGGAATTGCCGGTGCACATCAAGGCGGCCGCGGTTGACCAAGTCACGAGAATCCCGGTGGCTCTGGCGAACCCAGAGCATCAGCGCAAATTTTGGAAGATTCTTTTGCACCTTGTACTTCCTGGGACAATGTTGGCAGCCCGTCCTGCCGCTCTCCTCGCCGCACTCGCCCTGCGAATGGGTATCCAACCACTCCGAGATGCCGCCGACCAGGAGCTCCTTGGCTTCACCGACAAATGGAACAACCTCGACATCCCCGAAACGTGGAATGCCAGCTGCCTCTCGCTCCTGCTCGATGCTGACGAGGATTTTGAACGACGGGTTGCTGAGGGTGTGACCCCGCGCCCAGATCCCGAGACTCGCATCCTGCTAGAGGGAGACCGCCACCTCTTCAAGACTCTGGTTGACTACAAGCTCCTTGAGCTGAACCTGAACACCACCCTCCAGGCCAAGATTGGGTGGTGTCCTGAGAAGTCAAAGGTTGCCGTTGGTCCTGTTGCGGTCTGTAAGGGCTGCAGGTTCCCACGTTCGGTCACTATCATGGGCAACGATGGCATCTGCGGCCTTTGCCCTCAGCATGACCATTGCAAGTGTTCAGTTTGCAAGCCAGCGGATGACGCAGATATTCGTCTCTGCAACAACGTCAGCTACGATGACACGGAGAACACCGAGGCCACCTGGGTCGAATGCTTTACCCCGTCGTGCCGCGCACAGTATGTCGTTTACAACCCAGAAACACTCAACGTCCGCGCCAAGTGCTACTACTGCCGACACGAAAACTCGCCCAAGGCTGAAAGCAAGACAGCTCCTTGTGTCGAGTGTACCCAGTGTTTGAACCGCGTCATCTGGCCGAAGACGTATCGCTCGGCAGACTTCGATGTCTCGACCTTCAAGTGTTACGCCTGTGCGACGAATCGAGTCACGGTAGTCAACCACGAGACTTCTGCCAAGGGGTTGAGCAACGAGAACGGAGACGCATGGCTGCTACGTAATGAAGGTTCTTTGATCAAGGACCCTTTCAATGGACGGTCTCTCTTCCACACCATTTCCCAGGTCCCCGAGTCTCAACGAGCAGCGCTCACAACCGACGTTGAAGTCATTCCGTccgcccagcagcagcagccgatCAAGCTTACCGTTCGCGGGAAGCCGGTGCACAACCCTGCTGACATTGTCGAGTGCCTCAGTGGTTGGGTACGTTCCCGACGGACCGAGTCTGGCGTCTGCAGCCTCTGTTTCTCCAATGTCAAAAAGACGGATCTCCGTCGGGCTTGCGGCCGCAAAGGCTGTCATCAGCAAGTTTGTAGCGGCTGCTCAAAGGACTGGTACGGTCTTAACACTCGGGGAACACTGATCAACGCTGCAGCCCTATGTTGCCCCTtctgtcggcgccggccgaccGCCAAGACCGTTTCGCCCTTCGGCGTGTCTCACATCGGCGACCTCAAcacggcggtggcggacaCGGAGTGGATCTACGGATGGTGCCAGGATTGTGGGTTCGCTCGGAGATATGCTGAAAGAGTGTGCGCAGCTGGAGCCCCCGAGGTCTCGGGATGGTCTTGCGATGGGTGTaagaagggcggcaagaTGCAGGTTCGAAACTGCCCTGGTTGCGGAACGCCGACGGAGAAGATGGGAGGCTGCGGCCACATTACTTGCACGGTCCCCGGATGCTCTGCCCACTGGTGCTTCTTCTGCGGGGAGAACGTCGGGCTCGGAGACATTTACGCGCACATGAGCAGCGCCCACGGCGGCTACTGGGACACCGggggcgacgaagaggacgaccGATACGAgaacgaagaagacgaaggtGGCGAGATGTACGACGAGTATCAGTAG